One window of Jannaschia sp. CCS1 genomic DNA carries:
- a CDS encoding 2Fe-2S iron-sulfur cluster-binding protein, with protein MAKFIPLTVTRIHRTTSDAVSVQLAPQDGSTLPFTQGQYLTFRQEIDGVELRRAYSISAGITDGTLEVGIKKVQGGAFSTWANETLQEGDTIDALSPMGTFHTPLRPEARTHYLGFAIGSGITPVLSILRSTLAVEPESRFTLIYANRTARDVMFREELEDLKNENLTRLNIVHILKNDPTGIDLFTGRIDAKKLDAMFAQWVDVDTADAAFICGPEAAMETIADRLAHHGMASDAIKYELFAASQQGQLPQTHAPDDTSASTTATIIVDGTAQDVDVAPNETILAAALRAGLDAPYACRAGVCSTCMCRVVDGEAQMITNHALEDYEVARGMVLSCQALPVGPSITVEYQDH; from the coding sequence ATGGCCAAATTCATCCCCCTCACCGTCACCCGCATCCACCGCACCACGTCCGATGCGGTCTCGGTGCAACTCGCGCCTCAGGACGGCTCCACGCTGCCGTTCACCCAAGGCCAATATCTGACCTTCCGGCAGGAGATTGACGGGGTGGAATTACGGCGGGCCTATTCCATCAGCGCAGGGATCACCGATGGCACGCTGGAGGTTGGCATCAAGAAGGTTCAAGGCGGCGCGTTTTCCACCTGGGCAAATGAGACCCTTCAAGAAGGCGACACCATCGACGCGCTGTCGCCCATGGGCACCTTTCACACCCCCCTCAGACCGGAGGCGAGGACCCATTATCTGGGCTTTGCCATCGGCTCGGGCATAACGCCCGTGCTGTCGATCCTGCGCAGCACGCTGGCCGTCGAGCCGGAGAGCCGCTTCACCCTGATCTACGCCAACAGAACCGCCCGGGATGTGATGTTCCGGGAAGAGTTGGAGGATCTCAAAAACGAGAACCTCACCCGCCTCAACATCGTGCATATCCTCAAGAATGACCCCACGGGCATCGACCTCTTCACCGGGCGCATTGACGCGAAGAAGCTGGACGCCATGTTCGCCCAATGGGTCGACGTGGACACCGCCGACGCGGCTTTCATCTGCGGGCCCGAGGCCGCCATGGAAACCATCGCCGACCGGCTGGCCCACCACGGCATGGCCAGTGACGCCATCAAGTATGAACTGTTCGCCGCCAGTCAGCAGGGTCAACTGCCACAAACCCACGCGCCCGACGACACCTCCGCATCGACGACCGCGACGATCATCGTGGACGGCACTGCGCAGGACGTGGACGTGGCCCCGAACGAGACGATCCTTGCCGCCGCCCTGCGGGCCGGCCTTGATGCGCCCTATGCGTGCAGGGCCGGGGTCTGCTCCACCTGCATGTGCAGGGTTGTGGACGGGGAGGCGCAGATGATCACCAACCACGCGCTGGAAGACTACGAGGTCGCGCGGGGCATGGTCCTCAGCTGTCAGGCCTTGCCCGTGGGACCGTCAATCACAGTGGAATACCAGGACCACTAA
- the paaD gene encoding 1,2-phenylacetyl-CoA epoxidase subunit PaaD — protein sequence MVTPATKPSTDQIWTWLDAVPDPEIPVISVVDLGIVRDVAWTGDTLEVTLTPTYSGCPATAVIELSVREALHTKGIDALTLKRQIAPPWTTDWLSDKGRAKLEDYGIAPPNPAGGPSHCPLCQSTNLERISQFGSTPCKAQWRCTDCLEPFDYFKCI from the coding sequence ATGGTAACCCCTGCGACAAAACCATCGACGGATCAGATCTGGACCTGGCTCGACGCCGTCCCGGACCCGGAAATCCCGGTGATTTCCGTCGTCGATCTTGGCATCGTGCGCGATGTGGCGTGGACGGGTGATACCCTCGAAGTCACCCTGACGCCCACCTATTCCGGCTGCCCCGCCACCGCCGTCATCGAATTGTCCGTCCGTGAGGCCCTGCACACCAAAGGCATCGACGCCCTCACCCTCAAGCGCCAGATCGCTCCGCCCTGGACCACTGATTGGCTGTCCGACAAGGGCCGCGCCAAGCTGGAAGATTACGGGATCGCACCGCCCAATCCGGCGGGCGGACCATCGCACTGCCCTCTCTGCCAATCCACCAACCTGGAGCGGATCAGCCAGTTCGGCTCCACCCCCTGCAAGGCCCAATGGCGCTGCACCGACTGCCTGGAACCCTTCGACTACTTCAAGTGCATCTGA
- the paaC gene encoding 1,2-phenylacetyl-CoA epoxidase subunit PaaC, translated as MPDVIQDRADKALFEFLLRMGDNTLILGHRLSEWCGKGPVLEEDIALANTALDFIGQTQMWLGLAGEVEGKGRSADDLAMLRDAWDFRCCLLVQQPNGHFGQTLMRQFLFDNWHLSMLLNLEQHSNDQIAAIAAKSAKEATYHVERSSDLVIRLGDGTDESRARMQASLDLLYPYVGELFTEDTSLPGIDPAPLRPAFDATIGAVLDEATLSVPESRFAHQGGYTGARHSEHLGHLLTQMQWLQRAYPGAQW; from the coding sequence ATGCCCGATGTGATCCAAGACCGGGCGGACAAGGCCCTGTTCGAGTTTCTCCTGCGGATGGGCGACAACACCCTGATCCTCGGCCACCGCCTGTCGGAATGGTGCGGCAAGGGGCCGGTGCTGGAAGAAGACATCGCACTGGCCAACACGGCGCTGGATTTCATCGGACAGACCCAGATGTGGCTTGGCCTGGCCGGAGAGGTGGAGGGCAAAGGCCGCTCCGCCGACGATCTGGCGATGCTGCGCGATGCGTGGGATTTCCGCTGTTGCCTGCTGGTGCAACAGCCCAACGGTCATTTCGGCCAAACACTAATGCGGCAATTTCTGTTTGATAACTGGCACTTGAGTATGCTGCTCAACCTTGAGCAGCACTCCAATGACCAGATCGCCGCCATCGCCGCCAAATCCGCGAAAGAGGCGACATACCACGTGGAACGCTCCTCCGATCTGGTGATCCGCCTGGGCGATGGAACGGATGAAAGCCGGGCCAGGATGCAGGCGTCGCTCGACCTTCTCTATCCCTATGTGGGCGAATTGTTCACCGAAGACACCAGCCTGCCCGGCATTGATCCGGCCCCCCTGCGCCCCGCCTTCGATGCGACCATCGGCGCGGTGCTGGACGAGGCCACGCTGAGCGTCCCCGAAAGCCGGTTCGCCCATCAGGGCGGTTACACCGGCGCGCGCCATTCCGAGCATCTGGGCCACCTGCTCACGCAGATGCAGTGGCTCCAGCGCGCCTATCCCGGTGCCCAATGGTAA
- the paaB gene encoding 1,2-phenylacetyl-CoA epoxidase subunit PaaB, translating to MTDKREWPLWEIFIRGQHGASHRHVGSLHAPDAEMAILNARDVYTRRKEGVSIWAVPASAIAASSPSKKGPMFDPADDKTYRHPTFFDIPKDVGPM from the coding sequence ATGACTGACAAACGCGAATGGCCCCTGTGGGAGATTTTTATCCGTGGCCAGCACGGCGCGTCGCACCGCCACGTCGGGTCCCTCCATGCGCCGGACGCCGAAATGGCGATCCTGAACGCGCGTGACGTCTACACGCGCCGCAAGGAAGGCGTCTCCATCTGGGCGGTACCCGCCAGCGCCATCGCCGCCTCCAGCCCCTCCAAGAAGGGCCCGATGTTCGATCCGGCAGATGACAAGACCTACCGCCACCCCACCTTCTTCGACATCCCCAAAGACGTGGGGCCGATGTGA